One genomic segment of Helianthus annuus cultivar XRQ/B chromosome 14, HanXRQr2.0-SUNRISE, whole genome shotgun sequence includes these proteins:
- the LOC110906568 gene encoding glutaredoxin-C1 produces MQSYLSCKTWCGYCKSMKKLFSELNVSNKVIELDEESDGGEIQSTLKEWTGQSIVPNVFIGGKHIGGSDAIMEKHRAGKLVPLLTEAGAIANASAQL; encoded by the exons ATGCAAAGCTATCTTTCTTG TAAGACTTGGTGTGGCTATTGCAAGAGCATGAAGAAACTGTTCTCTGAGCTTAACGTGTCCAACAAGGTTATCGAACTGGATGAAGAAA GTGATGGAGGTGAAATCCAATCCACTCTAAAGGAGTGGACCGGTCAGAGTATTGTTCCTAATGTATTCATAGGTGGGAAGCACATTGGTGGCTCGGATG CCATTATGGAGAAGCATCGAGCTGGGAAGCTGGTGCCGTTGCTAACCGAAGCAGGTGCCATTGCGAATGCCTCTGCACAGCTCTGA
- the LOC110906567 gene encoding glutaredoxin, which yields MKGWRNKVNDYNPYFVLGDLWESLKEWSAYGAGVPLVLNESDSVVQYNVPYLSDIQLYVDPTTPLTKRSKTWCGYCKSVKKLFSELNVSYKVIELDEESDGGEIQSTLKEWTGQSIVPNVFIGGKHIGGSDAIMEKHRAGKLVPLLAEAGAIANAFAQL from the exons ATGAAGGGATGGAGGAATAAAGTAAACGATTACAACCCATATTTTGTACTTGGGGATCTTTGGGAGTCTTTAAAGGAATGGAGTGCATATGGAGCTGGAGTTCCTCTTGTGTTGAATGAAAGTGATTCAGTTGTTCAATACAATGTTCCTTATTTGTCCGACATTCAACTTTATGTAGATCCGACAACACCCCTAACCAAAAGAAG TAAGACTTGGTGTGGCTATTGCAAGAGCGTGAAGAAACTGTTCTCTGAGCTTAACGTGTCCTACAAGGTTATCGAACTGGATGAAGAAA GTGATGGAGGTGAAATCCAATCCACTCTTAAGGAGTGGACCGGTCAGAGTATTGTTCCTAATGTATTCATAGGTGGGAAGCACATTGGTGGCTCGGATG CTATTATGGAGAAGCATCGAGCTGGGAAGCTGGTGCCGTTGCTAGCCGAAGCAGGTGCCATTGCGAATGCCTTTGCACAGCTATGA